The region CTTTCATACCCGCGTATGGGCAAGCAATATCCGTGTGCTGACTTATTAACTTGCGACAGTACTATAAGTAAATGGTTAACGCAGCAGTACAAGTAAGATTAGTTGTCACCTCATTGGATTTGTGCTTATATTAGAGAAAATATTACTCGTTGATTCTAGTAGATGAATTTGTCTGTTGCATGTAAGGAAATCCGGACAGCCCATATATCTTACAGGACATGTCGCTGCGCGCAAACACTAAAAATTCAAATTAGCTCTCTAGGAACATCTGGACACCtcgtccatccttccataatgtatCTGGAGGAGGACAAGGAAACCGGTTTCGGGAGCGATTAATTAAACAAATTGTGCCAGCAAGATACTCATTTACATATAGGAGGACCTTCTTAGTTTCGTTTATTTAATTCTTCGCAACTTCCATAGTGACCGCGGCGCTAAGCCTACGCGTAGGTAGTGGCAAACGCGTTACGTGTCGCTGTTTATCACCCGACACGCATAAATCCGTCCCTTAGTACGCCGTTAGGCGTCTGCGGTCGGCTGAACGCACGTGTGTCGGAAGGCCGGATTATTAACGCACAGCGACCCACTGACGGAACACACCGCACCAAAGGGAACAAGGTCCTAGACTCGGACGTAAAACTAATTTACACCGCGAAATGAGTACTGTCTTCTCAGGTCGAGGTTGAAGCTGTCCCGCGGCTGGGGGTAAGCAGCTACTGGGCCTGCTCCCGACAAAGTTCCTCAAGTTTCTTTACTAATGAATGGGTCCAACATTCACGAAATTTGGCAGATGGACTCAAAAAGGACCTGGGATTATAGTTTGGCtcagtagttggaacgtctttcgcTTTTTGGAAAGAAACACAAATCGGGAATTAATCAGATGAATTACATATTCCAGAGACATATTAATTTTCAACTTATCTTTGATAATGAAAACAGGTCGAAgcgatgaattaaaatttgttccaGGGCCAGGATTTGAACTCAGATCGCTTGCTCACTAGGTTGatgcactaaccactgcgccacctgggcaCTGCGTTGCGAAAATTTGAGAAGTAGctccaaatttaatttttaaattattattctaaaATGGTGTAAAACTAAAACAAGGTTAATGATGTATACTGGTTATAAATCAGATGACACTGACGAAACTGGAGTGGATTAAGAGTGGTAGTTCTGCTATTAGGGCAGCAAAATGTCTGACAATAAGCAGGATAGAGAAGATATGAAACGAAGGCTGGCAACACCAAGAGAAGTCTTTTTGAAAGCgacacatattttaatatttaatttaaaCTTGTGTTGGGAATTTTTCTCTGTAAATATTTGCCTAGAGGGTAGCCACgtgtggaaatgaaacgtggacggtaagtaATTCAGGCAAGAAGAAAAAAGGAGCCCttgaaacgtagtgctacagaagaatgcttgggTTACATAGGTAAATCGAGAAGCCAATGAGGAGCTATAAAATCGAATAGGGAAAACAGAAGTTATGACGCAACTTGACTAAAGGAGAGAATCggttgacaggatactttctgaggTATGAAGAAATCGTTAGTAGTAGACTAGAGGGAAGTATTCAggccaaatattattaaaaaagacCAAGGTTTGAATAGGTAAAGCAGGTTCAAAACAATGCAGATATCAATAGTTGTGCGGGGATGAAGGAGCTTCACGAGATAGACTAGCGTAGAGAAATACATAAATTTTAGGACTGAAAACTAAAACAGTAAcaaatgcagaaatattttcaCATAGGCTTTCAATCCCTTAATTTTATGGGCATTTCTCGACATCACTGTGCTTTTCGAAAGCTTTGTCTGTTAGGGTCACTAAACTTTCATCAGGATATTTGGTCGGATGTATTGCTGACTGTATGTGAAGAGTGTATCTTTCGTTCTTCTAGCTTGTCACTACACTTGTGCTGTACTCTACTCAGTTGTTTGCTGTAACGTCCAGGTGTAATACGATAGGTTGAAAGCGGTAGCTACAATCATTATCAGTATATAAGCTATGTCAAATCTACAGCGCGGTCTCAATTTTTGGTTCTCAAAAGGAGGAATAGTCTTGAGAAATAGTCAGAGTAataaacaacgaaacaaaaattctgcagtttgatcatatttttcactttttgtttCATTCTCCTCTTTCACTGATTCACACGCCACTGAAGTCAAATTTTACCTAGATCTTTCTTATAATGTAAGGAATAGGAATTAACTTCTCCCAATTTATTTTCTTGTAAATTCAGAGAGTCTCAGATTACGTTATTGCTGAAGGCACAGGACATTTTGCATGCAGTTTGGTCTTTCAGCTTCCCATCATTTGTGTGTGATCATTGTTCTCTTGTCGTCAGTTATGTTACAGAGGCACTTTTCAATCGAACATGATCATTCCCGCTTATGGGCGTCTAcaagttttagtttcgtcagtcatGTATGCCAACAGAGTTTCAACTTCGCCAGTTGTTCACGCTAATGTCGCCATTGACTTCGATCCGATTCAAGCAGCTCACCTGTGACATACACAGTGTGCGCTGCAAGATCAAGTATGTTAGTTTTATAATGATTATTTAAACTGTAATTGCTACAGATGAAATTTGTTGACAGCCGTAAGTGGAAATGTTCATACCGAAAAGTTGTACACAGGTGGCGGACTCACTcgccttcaaacatttcatttgttGAACAAACTGTAATGAGTGGCTGAGGTCATAGAAAGCAGGCTTTGTAAGCGACGTCAACTGATTGACGGGAACGTGGTGCCGCTCAACCAGATAATGCTTGTCCGTAGAGGTCTGAGGAATCTTACAGACCAATATATGGCGAGCAAGGGAGCAGCGGTGGTGACTTTCATAGTACATATTCGTCTATGAATCTCAGTGTTTTAAATTCCTGTAACGTTGGTTGTTTACAAAGTCAATTTTTGGAGGCGTACACTTTGTACTAATCAATAGACTGGTCACCAAAGTCTAAACCCCTGACACtgtgccggcggcggtggtctcgcggttctaggcgcgcagtctggaaccgtgcgactgctacggtcgcaggttcgaatcctgcattgggcatggatgtgtgtgatgtccttaggttagttaggtttaagtagttctaagttctaggggactaatgaccacagcagttgagtcccatagtgctcagagccatttgaacctgacacTGTTGACAGAGATCTCTTTGTATTTATGTGTCAAAATAACGTACCACGAATTCTTGTCTCTCATGAGCAACACAGTCAAGGCTCATCGCCACCATTTATATTATAAACTCCTAAACTACAGAACACGACTAGATGTTTTCTGCAGTCCCCTGTTCTCGCCGACAACTCTAGACGCCTCCCTATGTTTGCAGGTCTCCCTGATCGTCGCTGCCCTGTTGGCGGTTGCCATCGCCCAGAGGTACAACTTGAGCCCTGCCGACCTGAGGGCCGTGCCCATAATCGCCTACAATAACGTCCCGCACGCAGCCGCCGACGGATCCTACGAATACGGGTAAGACCCCTACACGTGTGCTCCGTGTGGCGAGAGAGAATAAGCCAACTCTACAAACATCGAGGTCCGCCACATTTTCCATTCCTGTGTCAACTGCTTCATCTCAGACTAGGTCTTAAAAATAAGTCTTCGCTTATTTACTGGTTACATTCTAATCTCTACTGCttgtgttttccatttattcctttccttccCAATTCTGTCAAGAATATcctcatttttattattagatatcTCAGTGGTAACAACAGAACCCTAATGAGATCacttctttgtctgtctgtctgtgaagATCGCTGGGTATCAGGAACGTTAgaggtgtcaagttgaaatttatgcctcaTACTAAAGTCTTCTGTCCCTTTATGATGTAGGTCACCGCGATCAAAATATACAGCCATTTTGTGtagctcgcaaactcattcattaaaGCCATCCCGTTGAAATATAGCTAAAAGGAAGATTTcagagtacaagtaaaggaaaataccTGAAAGTGGTTAATTTATTACTTTGCTCATGTTGAACTGGAGGGGGCGATCTGTAGTAATTACCTAGGAGAAGAAGAACTTCTTAGCCGAGATCGGTATAAAAACTTAATTGTAGGTAGCCGGTTTCGGTGAAATTAAGTTAACATCTTCAGACCTTCAGAGAGATTATTACAAAAATCTTAAGCCAGatacacacaaaatctttccatttaatttcgaggtacataaaacatgaaatgagtGACGCATTGGCACGTCAAGATGAAAATTTCTGCGTACATCGCAATTCTTCTGCCGCCCTGGTAGGCAGGACGAGTTACGTTGTAGGAACGATATTTTggagaattttgtgtgtttctggtacaagatgtttgtaataacctTTCTGAATATCTGAAGGTAGTAACTTACCGAAACCGACTAGCTCTAGAaaagttttttcttaattttttattgccTAAGAAGAGTTCTTCTTCCATTCAGTGattcgttaatttgtaattatatcatgtaaaaaatatttttgccaTTTCAAGCTTACGTCGGACTCATAATCCGGAAAAAAATCTCAGAAACTGTTATTGAGATTTTGATCTGGTTTTGAGTTACAGGAAGAGTTATTTGCAAGAGGGGTATCTGTGCATAATTTACAAACATCTCGTACTAACTGGGTGACCTACGATGAAGAGGTCCCATGCTGAATAAACGTTATCTGTGGTGTCGAATAAACGTGATCGGTGATGTCTGCTTTATTTCGTTGCAAGTCTTCATAAACTCTGTCTAATATCGATTATCTGTGCCTTACAAATCGGCATCCAGTTCTCGTTCTATTATGTCAGCGGATAGTTACTATTTCCTAGAGGTCGAGAAATCGGTGTCTCCTATAGCTTTTCTTTGTGATAGGAATTGACCCGAGTGGCTGGTGAACCACAGCAGAAAATCTTGGGCCTCCAGAGTTCATTGTAGAGCTGATTTATGGTTACAAAACTCGTTATCAAGCTCAAAATATCTAATATTTCTTAAgcgctatggacttaaataaacgcAGTAACGACAATTTTAGCTTGCGTCCAAGAAGTACACAACTGACAATGTAGTGGAAAACAGAGTGTTGCTGTATCTTAGGCCagtgttttgttgtgttttgttGTAAGACAATCAAATCGCTGTTAGCAATATTTGTATCTTTTTCTAAAcggttaaaaacaaaattaaattcattgtCCTGCGCGTTGCTATAGTGGAAGAAACAGGGATGGCAAGCAATCACTGTTGATTAGTAGTAATAATTTTAAGGAAATTGATACCCGCCGTTGAACAAAATTGCAACGGTAACTTACGAGATCGTTGcgttgatattttggtgaaatctaCTATTGCACACTTAGCCGGCAGCAGCTGTGAAATTTCGGCAGAGTTGATTGGAAATATGTGACACTCCAGATGGAAACTTACAACGACGGAACTTCAGCGCGGTAGCTGTGAAATTTATATACAGCGTTTCAGTGTAGCGCAACTTTCTCCAAGGAATACTGACATACCAGATGGCACTTGCAGAAGTCAGCCGGAATTAAGCGGGCGACTTCTACGAGTGTCAGCGGCGAGAAAGGAGGCACTGTGTCTTTCCGGAAAAGGATATCCACGATCCCAATCCTTAAAATCTATTTTCAAGTCACAGAAATCTCCTTCTGTAAGACTTTCTCTTGGCCCACCACGCTATAGGCTACTGCAGATTACGTTCTGGGcagatcgtcttacaaaccgcaggGGGCTTCGACTCGTACCTGTCGTAACAAACTACTCCGGCCGTTATTTGCTTCTTTATGGATGCGCACTGACGTAAGACAATTCACAAGACCGCTTTTCCAGCAGAGAGGTGAACACAGTTGACCCACCCGCGATTCCGCGTGGTAAAGCGATAGCATTTCAGACCCACTATGTTCTCACAGCACCAGAGGTAGACTCGTACGTATCTCTTTGTGTAGCTTCAGGAACTGCGGAAAGCAACACAAGATTGTTTTCGTCTACCGTCCAGAGTTTTCCGAAATGTGCTGCTGCCATTATGCGTGTGAGCTGCAAAGTGAAAGCTGGAACAATTTGTCAGGTGTAGCAGCACACCAATACATCGTACTACACATCAAGTGACATTGACGTGATTATTTACCACAACATTTGTCGATAACCTTATATCGATACATAATAAAACAACATGCCGGTAGTGTTTGGTTACGCAGCAAAAAGAATGCGACAGGTGTAGAAGAAAATGTATAGCTGAGAGCCCTGCTTTCACAAGCGGTTTTTTTGAAAGTCACGACACCGCTGTCGGTGGATGCCGTAGCCAATGGGTAATTCAATAAAACGCTTCTTCTGCTACCACAAACACTGTCTTGGGCGACCTTTAAAAAACCTACTAAGTCTGCTATTGAGACACACTTAGGTCAGCTACAGGAACGAGGTGCTGACTTCGTAATATGTCAACAGCTCGGTAATGCACATCTAGCAGGGCGAAGAAATATTTGAAGTCATGTGCCCGTAAATGATTCAGACAGAAAATCATCTTCCGCTCTCACTTCATTGTAAAAGAGGCAAGTCCGCGGTAATTGATTAACGCGGCAGGCGAGAGCGACACTGCGAATATTTACTTATTTTCCGATCGACGCCATCACATACGTGGTTAATTCCACCAACATCATTTTAGTATTTTAAATTATCAAATGACCAACGAAATGTAAGAACCATGACTAACAAATTACTACCCTGGAAGGAACTGCTATGTTATTTGCAGTAAAACAACTTCAGTCTCTAAGTTTCACTTACGACGTAGTTGTGGCAGTTGTATTTAAGTTGGTCGAAGGAAGAAAGCATTGCGTTTCTCTTACAGTCATGCCTTCCGATGACAGGGTGCTTTCCTTGTGGTTTGCCTGATACCGATTTAACAGCTTTCTTCAATGAAAGAAGTGCTTTGTCTGAGACGTGAGTAGTGAATGTAAGTACGAGACATAGGCTTAAGTTTAACCGCTAAACTTCCAAATGCGTTATCAATACTCGAGACAATTTACGTCGGAGCTCTCTTTTGAGTTTCCGTTTaaattttctgttcattttttaacattttctgtgtttacaTCTAATTACTGTAATCTTAATGACTCACTACTGGTATTGGAATCATTCCTTTTTAAGTAAACTGTCCGATGTGGGATCTGAATATATACTAGCGAGAGGACGGTTATGAAGTAAAGCAGAAACTAAAGTAATTACTTGTGAAAAGTATTCTTTCAGTAAATCTTTTCACATTTATCACTATTTAGAAGACGTTACATTCATGTCTTTCATGTGTGTGTCACTTGTCAGACTGAATCCGCTCAAACCGTTTTAGTACCAAATCATGGTCTCCCACTCTAACCTTATTACCACCTGCCCCCTCCTACACTTCCCTTTATCACCAAGTTCACTAATACTCTTTGCCCGAACCTGTATTCTTTCAAATGATACTGTTTTTCAGTGAagctgtgtcataaatttcttttctccacattcctattcagtacttcttcattagttgccCGTACACTAGTCTAATCTTGTACTctcctgtagcacgacatttccaagacttctattctcttgttATCCGAATCGTTTACATTTTACTGTCTCTAACCtcttttcttcagtgttgctttacGCAATTCGAAAATACTTAGGCAtctgtgttttacttttgttgatattcatgccGTTTGATGGTAAGTTGACAGATAACAACATTTCCTCTACTCCTAGGTTTTACTGTCAATCTGTATTATGTGCCCATTTGACTTTTCATCCCATTCAACAGGTCTTTTAATTGGTCCTCACTTTCACCAGCGAATCTTATTGATATCCTTCCactctaaattttaatcccactcctgaccaTCATTAGACCCTTGTAGTGCAGGTTGAAAATTAGGGGAGGATGACTGCCCCTCGCCATACATTATTTTCAATCGAGTTCTTTGTTCGTCCTCTTCCATTCTTTTTGGGACCTCTTTACTTTTACATACTGCACCAGATGGTTATAAGTAAACTACAGCTGCCACAGAGATCCAGTTTCGGCTGTaagtatcgtatggcagtgaaagtcGATTGACatgctaatacgttaatgcggaaccaCATTATGCCGCAAAAAAGTAGTTCCAATTttcgtcaccaggtgcaaatctggcgctgtacagcaccgTGTTAACATCTCCGGTGCTGATATTGGAGCAAACTGTGTAAGCATCGGTTAATAATAAATTCAAAAATACGCCTTTTTCACTCTTTTGGTATCATCTGCCCATCCTTAATGCATTATATACGAAAATTTTTTTACATATCTTTCTCgagttcacagcgccagattttcacctctTGGCGAAAAAAGGAACTATTTTTtccggcgtaaatcggttccgtattaacgTAGTAGAATATCAGcgaagtttcgctgccgtacgataattgaactggacctctgtgagtagctccaCTTTAATTGTATTACATGCCTTTCCCCAAAAGCTGTATTATGACACCTACGACAAGGGGATTGTCGTACGAGCAGTTGCTCAGTGTGACCTTTTCTGTGTGGCAGATACGAGACGGGCAACGGCATCTTGGCCCAGGAGAAGGGCTTCGTCAAGAACCTGGGCTTCGTCGACCAGGAGACCCAAGTGGCCCAGGGGTCGTACTCGTACACCGGCCCTGACGGCGTCGTCTACACCGTCACTTACACGGCCGACGAAAACGGCTTCCAGCCTCAGGGAGCCCACCTGCCCACTCCACCACCGATCCCAGCGGCGATCCAGCGCGCCCTCGACTTCATCGCCAGCCAACCGCCGCAGCCCGAGAACGCCGGCAGGAAGTAGACGGGGACGTGTCAGCGGCAGTGAcgacggcggtgacgacgacgacgtagACAACGGACTCGGACGACGCAGCTTTGGAAGCGTCCACACTAAACCACCAGCCTCCAGAACTTCCCATCTATATGGACCGAGGCACATGTAGACCACTTCAGGCGACCATCACCTGTTAACTTGTTCATTCAAACGGATCGAAAGTTCAAGTTACTTTCTTGGATTCGAACTGCTCCAGAAGCATAATAATTCATTCTGTTGTAAGTAAGGGTAGAGTATTTAGAATGTTTCCTCTATAATCTCTGGTAGGTCGTTGTGTTTCTCTTCCTTCCTCTTTAACTGTCTCTTCCCATTtatcttcctctcttcctttttgTGAATAGATCATGTGTCTTCTAGTAACTAGTTCAATGatttctactttgcttattttataGACTTCCCTATTACAAGTTGTGTCTCCAATCGCATTGCATAGTAGAATGTAGCAAAAATCAGTACAATTTCTTGGAACTGTGTTACTACAGGAATAATACAATTTCTGGGAACTGTGTTACTACAGGAATAGTACAATTCCTTGTGACTTGTTTCTTCGCTTCTTCCTAGGTATCTGGTAGCGCACTGTATTAATCCTACTCTCTCCctcccactttctctttctctctcttttcttgtgtctttcctttcctttttccgttACTAGTAGTTTTTCGGTCTTATAGGAAAAATGCTTATTGTTTTTGCTCATCGTCCCTATAGATGTTAGTGACAGCGACTCTGCATATTAGCTCTGTACTGCGAAGTAGCCTCTTACTTTCCGtttctgcttctgcacatttcacttACTACTGCAGAAATAAGCTTCTGCATGCACAGATGGTAGTTTCAACCCACCGGTGCAAGGAAAGTAAACGTGCCAAGGACTGTATTACACATCACAAACCTTCTTCTATTTTTCGTGGTCAAGCAGACGTCGTATCTCTCTGCTTCACCTCGCACGTCCTTAATTCGCAGCGAGCTCGTGGCAGCAATCTTCCAGCCCCGTTGAGCAATAAGACGTAGCCGGTCCCCTCAGACAATACGTAATTAAAATTTCTAATTCCTGCCTCGCTTTTCATACAAACGGACGGCGGCAGCGTGGCTAACCGCTCCTCTCGTTATAGGCGATGACTCAGgcggatactactgcagtggtaaACCCACTACTGCCGCGATGTAACAGAATAAACACAAGCTGCCCCACTGGGGAGCTGTTCGGGTGCGAGTCCTCTGAATGTGCTGCGAGCGGTGGCGAAGAATTGTAGGATATGTGGTGGTTCTCTGTGGCAGTCTTCCATCGCTAACACATTTAATTTATTCTACTGTACTGAGGCTTAAGATCTGTTGCTTGttgacgcccgaaattttatgctACTGACTGGGGTGTTTCGTGGAGGTACATTTATTGTAAACCCAGCCACTTCCAACTTGGATAAAATTTCTGGCGTCGTTCCGGTTAACGTACTTACCTATACTGTGTACGTACGAATGGACGTAACACCTCTCAAGAGTTCACCTCGTGTGGATAGCTCTGGACATTTTTCCATAGTTTATTAATGTTTTTTATCGAGATGAAGGCGTCCATTTCTTAGTCCATTTTTTGTACAACGTGTATGTTTCACActacatatatttatatttttttgatgAAATAAATTCAGGAATTATTGTAAAAATTTTGTCTACCGATTTATTTTTATGCACTTAAATCGCCCTACGTCACCATTGCCTTCCTTTAATTTTTCAGTACAGAATTACGAAAACCAACATTTATTCTACAACGAAAATCTGTATTAACATGTCACAAAGAGAATGCAAACAAAATATACCGATATTTCTGTGAAAATAATGCTGTCATAATCAGGATGAATTGTAACAGGTACATAATTATTATGAACAGTAAACTATAGCACAGTCTTAAAAGTATGTGTAACAAAATTGAGAAGactcttttatacagggtgttacaaaagggtacggccaaacgttcaggaaacattcctcacaca is a window of Schistocerca gregaria isolate iqSchGreg1 chromosome 8, iqSchGreg1.2, whole genome shotgun sequence DNA encoding:
- the LOC126284704 gene encoding endocuticle structural glycoprotein ABD-4-like — translated: MMKLVSLIVAALLAVAIAQRYNLSPADLRAVPIIAYNNVPHAAADGSYEYGYETGNGILAQEKGFVKNLGFVDQETQVAQGSYSYTGPDGVVYTVTYTADENGFQPQGAHLPTPPPIPAAIQRALDFIASQPPQPENAGRK